The genome window GGCACGTCTACGGCGTGATGCGCGATCAATCGGTCGATGCCTTCACGCCGACGCTCGGCTTCGCGACCCAGGTCATCTCGGTGATCGTCATCATCTTCTTCGCGTTGATCGCCTTCGTGTTCTGGCTTTCGAGCCTGCACGACAGGCCCGATTGGAACGGCGGAGGAGGGCACTGACGTGCGGCTGCCCGTCTCGCTGAACGTGATCATGCTCGTCGTCGGGTCGAGCCTCTTCTACACGTACGTCGGTCAGCTGGTGCCGCAGAAGCAGCTGCTGCCGCCGGCCGAGGTCGCGATCGCCGCCGACCTCACCACCGACCAGATGGTGAAGGTGGGGTTCGAGGTCGTGCAGCAGAAGGGCCTCTGCCTCACCTGCCACACGATCGGGAAGTCCGGCACCTTGCGCTACCCGGACCTCGCCGGCGTCGGCGACCGGGCCAAGACGCGCAAGCCCGGGATGGACGACCTCCACTATCTCGCCGAGTCGCTCTATCACCCCGACGCCTTCGTCGTTCCGGGCTTCAACCCCGGCATGCCGACCATCAACAAGCCGCCGATCGGCCTCACCGACAAGGAGATCCTCTGCGTCATCGCCTGGCTTCAGAGCCTCGGCGGCACGCCGTCGGTGACGATGCAGACCAAGCTTCCTGACCAGGGCCAGGGCTGAGACGTGAATCTCTTCGATCTTCGGGTCATCCTCGGGATCCTCGCGGTGATGGCGCTGCTGCGCCTCGTACGAGCGTCGCTCCTCGTGTGGATCCTCGCGTGGTGGATCGGCATGTACGTGTTCGTGAGCCGCGGCTTCGCGACGCCGGTGCCGGCCTCGGCGCAGAACATCTATCTCGGCATCGTGACCCTCGCGCTCTTCGCGTACGTGACCTCGAGCGGCGAGCGCGTCCGGTCGTTCGTCGATCCGCTGGTGACCTTCGCGGGCGACGGGCGCTACACGCTGGCGCTCGTGCCGGTGCTGCTCGCGTTGCCGGCGCTCGCCGCCTATCGCGAGTACGTGAACGCCAAGGTGCCCGTCGAGCCGCCCTTCTTCGCGCGCACCGTGCATCCCTCACCCCCGACCGAAATCACCGTGCACGACGTGAAGGTCGACATGGTCGGCGGCGACAATCCACTCCGCCATCTCGAGCAGAGCGACCCCGAGAAGTTCAGGCAGCACGTCGAGAACGGCAAGGCGGTTTACTACGAGCACTGTTTCTTCTGTCATGCCGACGCGCTCGGCGGCGACGGCATGTACGCCCACGGCTTGAATCCGGCGCCCGCGAACTTCATCGACCAGGGCGTGCTGCCGAACTTCCAGGAAACGTTCTTCTTCTGGCGCATCGCGAAGGGCGGGCCCGGCATGCCGGACGAGGGCGCGCCGGGCGACTCGGCGATGCCGGAGTGGGAGCGCTTCCTCAGCAACGAGGAGATGTGGGAGGTCGTCCTCTTCCTCTACGACCACACCGGGTACCGGCCGCGCGCGCGGGAAGTCCATGCCGAGGGGCACTGACGTGAGGATCGCCGCGATCGGACTGGCGTGCGCGCTCGGCGTCGGCGTGGCGTCGGCGGACGCGTCGGCCGCTCCGGACCTCGGGAGCGACGCGCAGCGAGCGGCGGGCAAGGAGCTGTACACGCGGAACTGCGCGCAGTGCCACGGCGACAAGGGCGACGGCAACGGCGTCGCGGCGCCGCACCTCATGCCGCGCCCGCGCGACTTCACGTCGGGCAAGTTCAAGATCCGCACCACGCCGAGCGGCAAGCTTCCGACCGACGAGGATCTGAAGCACATCATCAAGGTCGGCATGCCGTACACCTCGATGCCGGCGTGGCCTGAGTTCTCGGACGAGCAGCTGATGAGTCTCGTCTCCTACGTGAAGTCGTTCTCGCCGGACTTCGCGCGGGCCGAGAATCAGGTCGAGGGGATGACGATTCCGAAGCCGCCCGCGATGACCGCCGAGTCGGTCGCGCGCGGCAAGGCCTCGTATGCCGAGCTCGGCTGCGCGCGCTGCCACGGCGAGCTCGGCCGCACCGACGGCGGCACCGCCCCGACGTTGAAGGACGATTTCGACCATCCGATCCTGCCGGCCGATCTCAGCCGGCCCTGGACCTTCCGCGGCGGCGCGCGGCGCGAGGACATCTTCCGCGCCATGACGACGGGCCTGAACGGCACGCCGATGCCCGCCTTCGGCGAGGCGCTCACCGAGGAGCAGCGCTGGGACATCACCGACTACATCTTCGCGCTCGGCGGATCGTCGGAGTCTCCCGACTACGCGACGCTGCTCACGGCCAAGAAGATCACCGGGGACATCGACCTCGCCGCGGCCGACACCCTCTTCGACCAGGCCCCGGCGGCGTTCTTCCCGATCGTGGGACAGATCATGCAGCCCGGCCGGGCCTTCCATCCGGCCTCCAACGGACTCACGGCGCGCGCCGTCTACAATGATGCGGATCTCGCGATCGAGCTCCGCTGGAACGACATGCGGGGCAACGCGAGCGGCAAGAACGCGCCGGACCTGGCGGTTCCGCCGGAGGAGGATGCCGCAGAGCCGATGGCCGCGAAGCCCGCGGGGGCGGCCGCCGACGACGGCGGCTGGGGCGACGCCGAGGAGAAGCCCGCGGCCGGCAAGGCGGCGGACGCCGATCCGTGGGGTGATGCCGAGGCGAAGCCCGGCGACGCCGACGAGAAGGACCCCTGGGCCGAGGACGACGGCGCCACCGGAGCGGGCGACGGCGCTTCCGAGTTTTCCGACGCCGTGGCGCTCCAGTTCCCGGTGGTGCTCCCGACGTCGATCCGGAAGCCCTATTTCCTGTTCGGCGACAAGGACCACCCGGTGCACCTCTGGTTCGCCGATCTCGCCAGGAAGACGCCGTCGCTCTGGCTCGGGCACGGCAGCGACAAGATGGAGAATCTCGGCGCCCGCGACCTCGCCGTCACGAGCCGCTTCGAGAAGGGGGAATGGCGCGTCGTCTTCAAGCGCCGCCTGCGGAGCACGGGCGCGCTCTCCTTCGAGGAGCACGGCTTCGCGCCGATCGCCTTCTCGGTGTGGGACGGCGCCAGCCGCGAGCGCGGCAACAAGCGCGGCCTCACGACCTGGTGGTCGATCTACTTCGAGCCCGCGGAGAAGCCGTCGCCGGCGGGATCCATGGCGGCATCGGCGCTCGGCGTCCTCGTGCTCGAGGCCGCGTTCGTCGCCTGGGCGCGGCGCCGCAAGCGCACCGAGGCCGCATAGCGAAATCTCGTCTCGTCTGGAGGAGCCCGATGTACAAAACGATCTACGTCCCGGTCGACAATTCCGACTACTCGAATCAAGCGATCAGCGTCGCGGTGGATCTCGGCAAGGCCTTCCAGTCGAAGATGGTCGGCTGTCACGTCTACGCGGCGAAGATGCACGATTATCGCTTCAAGCAGATGGAATACACGCTGCCCGAGGAGTACCTTGAGGAGACCGAGCTCGATCGGCAGCGCAAGATCCACGACAGCCTCATCACGATGGGGCTGAAGCTCATCTCCGACGGGTATCTCGTACCGATGCAGCAGCGCTGCGCCGAGGCCGGTCTCGAGTTCGAGCCGCGCATGATGGACGGCAAGCACTCGACCGAGATCGTCGCCGACGTGAACGGGAACGACTACGATCTCGTGGTCCTCGGCGTCCTCGGGCTCGGCCGTGTGCGCGACAGCCAGGTCGGCTCGGTCTGTGAGCGCGTCGTGCGGCGGTCCACCAAGGACGTGCTGGTCGTCAAGCACATCCCGGCGGCCGACCAGGGCTCGGAGCGTGGTGAGACGACGGAGCGTGACACCATTCTCGTCGGCATCGACGGCTCGCCGCAGTCCTTCGGCGCGCTCATGACCGCCGTCGATCTCGCCAAGCGCTTCGGCAAGAAGGTCGAGGCGATCGCCGTCTACGATCCGTACCTGCACTACACGGTCTTCAACGGTATCGTGAACGTGCTCACCGAGAAGGCCGCCAAGGTCTTCCGCTTCGAGGAGCAGAACCAGCTGCACGAGGAGGTCATCGACACCGGGCTCGCGCAGATCTACCAGTCGCACCTCGAGGTCGCGGGGAAGATGGCGGCCGCGGCGGGTGTCGAGATCCGGAAGACGCTCCTCGACGGCAAGGCCTTCCAGAAGGTCCTGAACCACGCCCGCAAGGCGAACCCGTGGCTCCTCGTGCTGGGACGGATCGGCATCCACAGCCTGAAGGAGGAGACCGATCTCGGCAGCAACACCGACAACCTCTTCCGGAACGCGCCCTGCGACGTGCTGCTCACGACGCGGCTCGAGCACCCGGAGCTCGACGTCAAGGCGGAGGAATCGATCCGCTGGACGCCCGAGGCCGAGAGCCGCATGACGAGGGTGCCGGCGCTCGTGCAGGGCATCGCCCGCACGGCGATCTACCGGCTCGCGGTTGAGAAGGGACACAGCGTCATCACGAGCGACCTCCTCGACGAGGCGATGGAGCGCTACATGCCGAAGGGCGCGAAGGCGGCGACCAGGCTCGCCCAGGCCGTCGTGCTCGAGCACGCGGCCGAGCGCTCGATCTCGATCTGCCGCAAGTGCGGCGTGTCGGCGTCCGAGGCGAACGCGGTCACGTGCTCGGTATGCGGCAGCACGTCGTTCCAGATCGTGACGCCGGAGATGGTCGAGCAGATCATCGAGATGGAGGGCGGCGGCCAGGACGAGCTCGCCTACGACGGCCGCAAGCTCACCTGGACCCGCGACGCCAAGCGCGCGCTCTGGACCATGCAGGACGCCTACAAGCGGCGGCGCGTGAAGGCGCGGGTCGAGAAGGCGGCGCGCCTGAAGCGCTTGTCGTCGGTCACCCTCGAGTTCGCGCGCGCGATGATCGAGGAGGAGACCGGCGCGCCGATCGTGCTCCCGCCCGAGGGTGCCGTTGCCGAGACGCCGGCCCCGGTGAGTGACGGCAAGCGTCTCATCGCTCGCGACGCCAAGAAGACCCCGCTCTTCTCCGAGATCGACTGGGCGTCGGATGCGATCGACCGCGTCCTCCGCGTCCCCGCCGGCTTCATGCGTGACCGGACCCAACGCCGCGTCGAAGAGCTCGCCCGCGAGCGCGGGATGCGCCTCGTCGATCTCGAGACGGTGGAGGCCGGCATCGAGGACGGCCGCAAGGCGATGGAGGAGATGATCAAGGGCTACCAGGCGAACCCGGCGCCGGCGCGATCCGTCATGGAGGCCGCCGAGCCGCCGCGTGAGCCACGCATCGCCACGGTCGAGCCCGCCTCGACGTCGGCGAGTGCGCTGCCCCTCAACGAGGTCGGCATCATGGCCGCGATGGAGGCGAAGCGTCGGGGGAATCCGACCGAGCACTGATCGCGACACGCTGCTGCCTCGGCCACACCACCGACGACATCGTGCTCGCGACCGCATCGTGATCGCATTGCCGTTGCGACCTCGGTATCTTCGACCATGCCCGGCTATCGGTTCTGCCGCTCCGACGACCTGCGGCTGCTCGTCGCGGCACACAATGCGTGCTGGGTGCCGCACTTCGGGGTGGATGCGGCGATCACCATCGAGGATTTCAAGCGCGGCGGCCGCGAGCTCGGGCTCTGGGCGTCGAGCTGCATGATCGCGTTCGAGGGTGACGAGCCGATCGGCGTCCTGATCGCCGCCAAGCGCGACGGCGAGGCGAACTACGTGTGGCGCCTCGCGGTGAAGCCCGGCTACGAGCGGCAGGGGCACGGCCGGCACCTCCTGACGTCGCTCGCCGACAAGGCCGCGATTCTCGGGCCGCCGCGCCTCGCCGCCGAGATCCCGGCGGAATGGACCGCGGTGCGGAGCTTCTTCGAGCGCTCGGGATTCGTCGCGGAGGAGACGTACGCGGACTTCGTGCTTGATCCCGCACCGGCAGCGGTCGTCGACGCCGCGACCGCGCCCTTGCTCGTGCCGGTCGCGTTCGACGATCTCGTGGAGCACGGGGTGTTCGACCCGACCGCGCGGCGAGCCTGGGGGCGGAGCACGGCATCGCTGCGCGCCTGCGAGAGCGCGCTCGAGGGGCTCGCGCTCGCGACGGACCGCATCGAGGCCTACGTGATCTTCCGGGCGTCGCGCGGCGGCGACGAGCGTGAGATCGTCGCGCTCGGCGCCGCTCCCGATGTTGCCGCCGCACCGCTGCTGGCTCTGCTGATCGAGCGTGTCCGGGCGGGAGGCCGCCGGCTTCGCCTCCCGATGCTCGCCGAGCGCGAGACGAGCTTCGCGACGCTCGAGCGCCTCGGCTTTCGGCGCGCGCGAACGACGATCGGTTACGCCGTCGCGCGTCCTGCCTGATCCGGGCGCGCGCCGGCGGGCTCGCCCGTCACTCGCCGCGCTTCATGCCCGCGGCGCCGAACTCGTCCGCGGGTCCTTCCCCGCCGTCGCCGAGCCGGCCGCCGGGACCGAAATGACCCTTCCCCGGCACGTGGTTCACCTCGACGCGGATGCCGTCGGGGTCTTCGAACAGCACCGAGTAGTACCCCGGCGCGAACCCGCCGTCCTCGGGCGGGTGCACGACGTGGGCGGCGAGCTCGTCGACCAGGAAGCGATAGATGGCGTCGACGTCCTCGCGGCCGCGGGCACGGAAGCAGAAATGGTGGAGACCGGCGCGCTCCTGATCGAAGCGGCTGCGGTCGTGTTCGGGCATCACGCCGCGCACCAGGATGCCGGTGCGGCTGCCGATGCAATAGACCATGTCGTCCGCCTTGATCAGCGTCCGCATGCCGAAGAAATGGCAGAGCTTCTCCCAGAACGGCACACAGCGCGCGGGGTCGTTCACCGTGAGTTGAATGTGGGCGATGCCGTTGAGCTCGACGGGCACGCGCTGCTTCTGGCGAGGTCGCCTCACCGAGTCAATGCCTGCGGCGTGTGGAGTTTCGCGCGTGTCGTGGGCAAGGGAGATCGCAAGCTCGTGCGGCTTGCGCCTGGGCGCGATCTCGGCGAAGGAAAGACGCACCAGCGGATCCCCGTGAAGAGCTATCACGACATCGCGGGCGACGGCGGCTCGGACGTCCTCGGGCAGGTCGTCGCCAAGCGCGCGCGGATCGCCGAGAGCCTCGCCGACGTGCGCTCCATGGTCGCGATCGGCTCCGGGAAGGGCGGGGTCGGCAAGAGCACGCTCACCATGCAGCTGGCGCAAGCGCTCGGGGCCGGCGGGTCGCGCGTCGCGATCCTCGACGCCGACCTGAACGGGCCCACCCAGGCCCGCCTCGGCGGCCTGCGCGCCGCGCCCGTCCTCCCGGGCCCGCGCGGGCTCGTGCCGCCGAGGACCGCGAGCGGCATCGGCGTCGTGTCGATGGGCGCCCTCGTCCCGGAGGGCGAAGCCGTCGACTTCGACAGCGTGGCGCGCGGCGATTCGTACGTCTGGCGCGCGACCCGGGAGTTCGCGGCGTTCGGCGACCTGCTCGCGGGCGTCGGGTGGGGCGCGCTCGATTTCCTCCTCGTCGACCTGCCGCCCGGCGCCGAGCGCACGTTCCAGTACGCCGAGTTCCTCGGCGCCGCCGCCGCGTTCGTGCTCGTGACGATCCCGTCGGACGTTGCGCGCGGCGTCGTGTCGCGCGCGGTCGCCGCGATGCGGAAGACCCCGAACCGCATCCTCGGGTACGTCGAGAACATGAGCGGATACTATTGCGAGGGATGCGGCGGGATCCGGCCGCTCTTCCCGGCCGCGAGCACGGCGATCGATCTCGGGATCCCGCGGCTCGGCGCGGTACCGTTCGACCCGGAGCTCGCCGCCGCCTGTGACGGCGGAGCGACGCTCGCCGACGCCGGGCGGCCGGCGCTGCGCGCGATCGGCGCGGTCGCCGCCGAGATCGCCCGTCTCCTGGAGGTGCGAGGATGAAGTTTCTCTGCGTGCTCTGCGATCAGCCGATGAAGCTCGTCGAGATGGCGCCGCCCGACCGGGGCGCGCTCGCGATCGTCTACGAGTGCCCCGAGTGCGCGCACCGCGTGGCGATGCTCACGAATCCCCTCGAGACCCAGGTCGTGACCTCGCTCGGCGTGCAGATCGGTCCGGGGCAGGGCGAGGTTTCGAAGTGTCCGTTCTCGGGGATGGTGCAGGAGATGACCGGCGGCGCGGCGCCGGACGCGGCGCCGGCGGCGATCACGTGGACGAGCGCCGCCCTCGAGCGGTTGCAGCGCATTCCGGACTTCGTCCGGCCGAGGGCGCGCTCGGGCATCGAGAAGTACGCGCGGGACAAGGGCCTCGTCGAGATCGACGAGACGGTGCTCGACCACGCGAAGGACTTCTTCGGCATGTGACGATGCTCGCTCCGGGCAGCGCCGACGCCTTCGCGCGTCCCTACGTCATCTCGTGGAACCTCACGTATCGCTGCAACCTCGCCTGCGAGCACTGCTACCTCGACGCCGGCGGCAAGCCGGCGATCGCCACGCCCGAGTTCGCGGACCGGAGCGAGCTCGACACCGAAGCGTGCTTCCGGGTCGTCGACGAGATCGCGGCCTTCGCCCCCGACGGTCTCCTGATCCTGACCGGCGGCGAGCCGCTGCTCCGGCGCGACATCGTCGAGATCATCCGCTACGCGGCGGCGCGCGGGCTCTGGGTGGTGGTCGGCACGAACGGCGTGAAGATCACCGAGAACCTCGCGGCGATCCTGAAGCGCGAAGGCGTGCGCGGTCTGTCGCTCTCCCTCGACGCCCTCGACGAGGCGCGCCACGACGCGTTCCGCCGCGTGACGGGCGCCTTCCGCAACACCGTCGAGGGCGCGAAGATCCTCGCCCGCGCCGGGCTGCCGTTCATCGTGCAGACGACCGTCGG of Deltaproteobacteria bacterium contains these proteins:
- a CDS encoding cytochrome c; amino-acid sequence: MRLPVSLNVIMLVVGSSLFYTYVGQLVPQKQLLPPAEVAIAADLTTDQMVKVGFEVVQQKGLCLTCHTIGKSGTLRYPDLAGVGDRAKTRKPGMDDLHYLAESLYHPDAFVVPGFNPGMPTINKPPIGLTDKEILCVIAWLQSLGGTPSVTMQTKLPDQGQG
- a CDS encoding cytochrome c — protein: MNLFDLRVILGILAVMALLRLVRASLLVWILAWWIGMYVFVSRGFATPVPASAQNIYLGIVTLALFAYVTSSGERVRSFVDPLVTFAGDGRYTLALVPVLLALPALAAYREYVNAKVPVEPPFFARTVHPSPPTEITVHDVKVDMVGGDNPLRHLEQSDPEKFRQHVENGKAVYYEHCFFCHADALGGDGMYAHGLNPAPANFIDQGVLPNFQETFFFWRIAKGGPGMPDEGAPGDSAMPEWERFLSNEEMWEVVLFLYDHTGYRPRAREVHAEGH
- a CDS encoding c-type cytochrome, which gives rise to MRIAAIGLACALGVGVASADASAAPDLGSDAQRAAGKELYTRNCAQCHGDKGDGNGVAAPHLMPRPRDFTSGKFKIRTTPSGKLPTDEDLKHIIKVGMPYTSMPAWPEFSDEQLMSLVSYVKSFSPDFARAENQVEGMTIPKPPAMTAESVARGKASYAELGCARCHGELGRTDGGTAPTLKDDFDHPILPADLSRPWTFRGGARREDIFRAMTTGLNGTPMPAFGEALTEEQRWDITDYIFALGGSSESPDYATLLTAKKITGDIDLAAADTLFDQAPAAFFPIVGQIMQPGRAFHPASNGLTARAVYNDADLAIELRWNDMRGNASGKNAPDLAVPPEEDAAEPMAAKPAGAAADDGGWGDAEEKPAAGKAADADPWGDAEAKPGDADEKDPWAEDDGATGAGDGASEFSDAVALQFPVVLPTSIRKPYFLFGDKDHPVHLWFADLARKTPSLWLGHGSDKMENLGARDLAVTSRFEKGEWRVVFKRRLRSTGALSFEEHGFAPIAFSVWDGASRERGNKRGLTTWWSIYFEPAEKPSPAGSMAASALGVLVLEAAFVAWARRRKRTEAA
- a CDS encoding universal stress protein, with protein sequence MYKTIYVPVDNSDYSNQAISVAVDLGKAFQSKMVGCHVYAAKMHDYRFKQMEYTLPEEYLEETELDRQRKIHDSLITMGLKLISDGYLVPMQQRCAEAGLEFEPRMMDGKHSTEIVADVNGNDYDLVVLGVLGLGRVRDSQVGSVCERVVRRSTKDVLVVKHIPAADQGSERGETTERDTILVGIDGSPQSFGALMTAVDLAKRFGKKVEAIAVYDPYLHYTVFNGIVNVLTEKAAKVFRFEEQNQLHEEVIDTGLAQIYQSHLEVAGKMAAAAGVEIRKTLLDGKAFQKVLNHARKANPWLLVLGRIGIHSLKEETDLGSNTDNLFRNAPCDVLLTTRLEHPELDVKAEESIRWTPEAESRMTRVPALVQGIARTAIYRLAVEKGHSVITSDLLDEAMERYMPKGAKAATRLAQAVVLEHAAERSISICRKCGVSASEANAVTCSVCGSTSFQIVTPEMVEQIIEMEGGGQDELAYDGRKLTWTRDAKRALWTMQDAYKRRRVKARVEKAARLKRLSSVTLEFARAMIEEETGAPIVLPPEGAVAETPAPVSDGKRLIARDAKKTPLFSEIDWASDAIDRVLRVPAGFMRDRTQRRVEELARERGMRLVDLETVEAGIEDGRKAMEEMIKGYQANPAPARSVMEAAEPPREPRIATVEPASTSASALPLNEVGIMAAMEAKRRGNPTEH
- a CDS encoding GNAT family N-acetyltransferase produces the protein MPGYRFCRSDDLRLLVAAHNACWVPHFGVDAAITIEDFKRGGRELGLWASSCMIAFEGDEPIGVLIAAKRDGEANYVWRLAVKPGYERQGHGRHLLTSLADKAAILGPPRLAAEIPAEWTAVRSFFERSGFVAEETYADFVLDPAPAAVVDAATAPLLVPVAFDDLVEHGVFDPTARRAWGRSTASLRACESALEGLALATDRIEAYVIFRASRGGDEREIVALGAAPDVAAAPLLALLIERVRAGGRRLRLPMLAERETSFATLERLGFRRARTTIGYAVARPA
- a CDS encoding VOC family protein: MPVELNGIAHIQLTVNDPARCVPFWEKLCHFFGMRTLIKADDMVYCIGSRTGILVRGVMPEHDRSRFDQERAGLHHFCFRARGREDVDAIYRFLVDELAAHVVHPPEDGGFAPGYYSVLFEDPDGIRVEVNHVPGKGHFGPGGRLGDGGEGPADEFGAAGMKRGE
- a CDS encoding P-loop NTPase, producing the protein MWSFARVVGKGDRKLVRLAPGRDLGEGKTHQRIPVKSYHDIAGDGGSDVLGQVVAKRARIAESLADVRSMVAIGSGKGGVGKSTLTMQLAQALGAGGSRVAILDADLNGPTQARLGGLRAAPVLPGPRGLVPPRTASGIGVVSMGALVPEGEAVDFDSVARGDSYVWRATREFAAFGDLLAGVGWGALDFLLVDLPPGAERTFQYAEFLGAAAAFVLVTIPSDVARGVVSRAVAAMRKTPNRILGYVENMSGYYCEGCGGIRPLFPAASTAIDLGIPRLGAVPFDPELAAACDGGATLADAGRPALRAIGAVAAEIARLLEVRG
- a CDS encoding PCP reductase family protein yields the protein MTGGAAPDAAPAAITWTSAALERLQRIPDFVRPRARSGIEKYARDKGLVEIDETVLDHAKDFFGM